A genome region from Excalfactoria chinensis isolate bCotChi1 chromosome 26, bCotChi1.hap2, whole genome shotgun sequence includes the following:
- the C2CD4C gene encoding C2 calcium-dependent domain-containing protein 4C, giving the protein MWLLERLRGMAENSGARGSGPDDSPRGSRYSNVLTPDKIPDFFIPPKLSAAPAEPEGTEPTAPPILGPSVSEQDLTDRKTPRSPRPPSRPRAKASGRHIIQIESAEDWTAEGGFGTNVDPQAQTAMSLPYVPKAQTSYGFATLVESPHTRRKESLFHSEHSSLCPSPVTSPSAQRRAKLNGESRAQAPADLGAALMHPGRYFSGGESDTCSSAESSPFGSPLLSRSVSLLKIFSQESQSKVIKLKHSVARNSSLSTDDSSADTSPSAQRRSRSAPAGGQPAAGTELPQGRPREHSLRLSRGGRLRLTADYDPSNARLRVRLICAEDLYDALVDVRGIHCCVSLCLNPGKLQKQRSTIIKNSRNPVFNEDFFFDGLGPSHVRKLSLKLKVVNKGSSLKRDTLLGEKELPLSALL; this is encoded by the coding sequence ATGTGGCTCTTGGAGCGGCTGCGCGGCATGGCGGAGAACAGCGGCGCACGGGGCTCGGGGCCCGACGATTCCCCGCGGGGCTCCCGCTATAGCAACGTCCTCACCCCCGATAAGATCCCCGACTTCTTCATCCCTCCCAAGCTGAGCGCTGCGCCCGCTGAGCCGGAGGGTACCGAGCCCACCGCACCGCCCATCCTGGGTCCATCCGTCTCGGAACAGGACCTGACCGACCGTAAGACTCCACGCAGCCCCCGGCCGCCCAGCCGACCCCGTGCGAAGGCATCCGGCCGGCACATCATCCAGATCGAGAGCGCCGAGGACTGGACGGCTGAAGGCGGCTTCGGCACCAACGTGGACCCGCAGGCGCAGACAGCCATGTCTCTGCCCTACGTGCCCAAAGCTCAGACCTCTTACGGTTTCGCCACGCTGGTGGAGAGCCCCCACACCCGACGTAAGGAATCGCTCTTCCACAGCGAGCACAGCAGCCTCTGCCCCTCGCCGGTAACCTCGCCCAGTGCCCAACGCAGGGCAAAGCTCAACGGTGAGAGCAGAGCCCAGGCACCTGCCGACCTGGGGGCGGCCCTCATGCACCCCGGGCGCTATTTCAGCGGTGGTGAAAGCGATACGTGCTCCTCGGCCGAGTCCTCACCCTTCGGCTCACCCCTCCTCTCCCGCTCCGTCTCTCTGCTAAAGATCTTCAGCCAGGAGAGCCAATCCAAGGTCATCAAGCTGAAGCACTCGGTTGCTCGCAACAGCTCTCTGTCCACCGATGACAGTTCAGCCGACACCAGCCCCAGCGCCCAACGTCGCTCCAGGAGCGCTCCGGCCGGGGGACAACCCGCAGCGGGCACGGAGCTGCCGCAGGGTCGGCCCCGTGAGCACAGCCTGAGGCTCAGCCGGGGTGGCCGCCTCCGTCTGACTGCTGATTATGACCCTTCCAACGCCCGGCTCCGAGTGCGGCTCATCTGCGCTGAGGATCTCTACGATGCTCTGGTCGATGTGCGTGGCATCCACTGCTGCGTTTCGCTCTGCCTCAACCCGGGGAAGCTGCAGAAGCAACGCAGCACCATCATCAAGAACAGCCGCAACCCTGTCTTCAATGAGGACTTCTTCTTCGATGGGCTGGGCCCCAGCCACGTCAGGAAGCTGTCCCTCAAGCTGAAGGTGGTCAACAAAGGCAGCAGCCTGAAGCGGGACACACTGCTGGGGGAGAAAGAGCTCCCTCTCAGCGCCCTGCTGTAg